In Methylovirgula sp., a single genomic region encodes these proteins:
- the grpE gene encoding nucleotide exchange factor GrpE translates to MPDETLPETNFSAADGEAPSTAEGNQDPFVVLQNLQRENGELKDRLLRTLADMENMRRRTEKEVADAKLYGVSSFARDMLSFADNLRRAVENIPDELHKSTDSAITTLIGGIEVIERDFISRLARHGAKKMEPLGTKFDPNLHEALFEVPDETVPNGTVVKVVEDGYTIGDRMLRPAKVGISRGGAKSAS, encoded by the coding sequence ATGCCCGACGAAACATTACCCGAAACCAATTTTTCCGCCGCGGATGGCGAAGCGCCGTCGACGGCGGAGGGCAACCAGGATCCCTTCGTTGTCCTGCAAAATCTACAGCGCGAAAACGGCGAACTGAAAGACCGGCTCCTGCGCACGCTTGCGGATATGGAAAACATGCGCCGCCGCACCGAGAAGGAGGTGGCGGACGCCAAACTCTACGGCGTCTCCAGCTTCGCCCGCGACATGCTGAGCTTCGCCGACAATCTGCGGCGCGCCGTCGAGAACATTCCCGACGAATTGCACAAGAGCACGGATAGCGCGATCACGACGCTGATCGGCGGCATCGAAGTCATTGAGCGCGATTTCATCTCGCGCCTCGCGCGCCATGGCGCCAAGAAAATGGAGCCGCTCGGCACCAAGTTCGATCCCAATCTGCACGAGGCCCTTTTTGAAGTCCCCGACGAAACGGTTCCAAACGGCACCGTCGTGAAGGTGGTCGAGGATGGCTATACGATCGGCGATCGTATGCTGCGTCCCGCCAAAGTGGGCATTTCGCGCGGCGGTGCCAAATCGGCAAGCTAA
- a CDS encoding low affinity iron permease family protein — translation MKDVFSKFAAWCAHIAGHPMAFVISTLLIVVWAVLGPIYHYSDTWQLVANTATSIITFLMVFVIQNSQNRDGAAIQAKLDELIRAGDAENRYVGIDLLTEDEVGELRERSAARAKKETRTDDVTGQA, via the coding sequence ATGAAGGATGTATTTTCAAAATTTGCCGCGTGGTGCGCGCATATCGCCGGCCATCCCATGGCGTTCGTCATTTCCACGCTATTGATTGTCGTCTGGGCAGTGCTCGGGCCCATCTATCATTATTCGGATACGTGGCAGCTCGTCGCTAATACGGCAACGAGCATCATCACGTTCCTCATGGTGTTCGTGATTCAAAATTCGCAGAACCGCGACGGCGCCGCGATTCAGGCGAAGCTCGACGAACTCATTCGCGCCGGCGATGCCGAGAACAGGTATGTGGGCATCGATCTTCTGACTGAGGACGAAGTCGGCGAATTGCGCGAAAGAAGCGCTGCGCGCGCCAAAAAGGAGACGCGCACCGACGACGTCACAGGGCAAGCCTAA
- a CDS encoding IS630 family transposase (programmed frameshift) yields the protein MAGIAVTRLDLSASELRQASARSKNAAAARRMLALALVMEGADRTTAARNCGMDRQTLRDWVHRYNSDGLAGLENKIPPGRSSRLTAEQKQGLIALVEAGPQAGKDKVVRWRRADLRDRLKQDFGLVLHERTVGKLLDALGYRRLSVRPFNPKADPAAQEVFKKKFAANVAAALPEHARGKPIEIWMQDEARVGQQGTLTRVWAKRGSRPPAPRDQRRIWAYILGAACPAKREAVGVVLPFLNARSVSVHLDLIGRKVADDAHAVLVLDGAGFHIAKDLNVPANMTLMKLPAYSPELNPIENVWEYLRGNKLSNTVYETYDESVSTCCDAWNFFANDHERVASITTRSWATVKT from the exons GGGATTGCAGTGACTCGTCTGGATTTGTCAGCGTCTGAGCTGCGGCAGGCGTCAGCGCGATCGAAGAACGCGGCGGCCGCACGGCGGATGCTGGCGCTGGCGCTGGTGATGGAAGGGGCGGATCGAACGACAGCAGCGCGCAATTGTGGGATGGATCGGCAGACGCTGCGCGATTGGGTTCATCGGTATAATTCGGACGGACTTGCCGGCCTGGAAAACAAGATCCCGCCGGGCCGCTCATCGAGGCTGACGGCTGAGCAGAAGCAAGGCTTGATCGCGTTGGTGGAGGCGGGTCCGCAGGCCGGCAAAGACAAAGTCGTGCGGTGGCGGCGCGCTGATTTGCGGGATCGGCTTAAGCAGGATTTCGGGCTCGTCTTGCACGAACGCACGGTTGGAAAGCTTCTCGACGCACTTGGCTATCGCCGGCTTTCGGTACGTCCATTCAACCCCAAGGCGGACCCGGCCGCGCAGGAGGTTTTTAAAAAGA AGTTCGCAGCCAATGTAGCCGCGGCTTTACCCGAACACGCGCGCGGTAAGCCGATCGAGATCTGGATGCAGGACGAAGCGCGGGTCGGACAACAAGGCACACTGACGCGGGTCTGGGCAAAGCGCGGCAGCCGTCCGCCTGCACCACGCGATCAGCGCAGGATCTGGGCCTATATCCTGGGTGCGGCGTGTCCGGCGAAGCGAGAGGCGGTGGGCGTGGTGCTGCCCTTTCTCAACGCTCGGTCTGTCTCGGTCCACCTCGATCTTATTGGTCGCAAAGTTGCGGACGACGCCCACGCGGTCCTGGTTCTCGACGGGGCCGGATTTCACATCGCAAAAGATTTGAATGTTCCGGCAAATATGACGCTGATGAAGCTTCCAGCCTATTCGCCCGAATTGAACCCGATTGAAAATGTCTGGGAATATCTGCGCGGCAACAAGCTTTCGAATACGGTGTACGAAACCTACGACGAGAGCGTATCTACGTGCTGCGACGCCTGGAACTTCTTTGCCAACGATCACGAACGGGTGGCCTCGATAACCACCCGGTCATGGGCAACGGTCAAAACCTAG